In the Acidovorax sp. A79 genome, one interval contains:
- a CDS encoding HDOD domain-containing protein has product MVQSVLGSLILGYRPLWSRARKLAGIQLYVHSEATALVDAAHLLRTLQELWSASSPPILLSPQSRQLLCDMLEHAPRGTPWIEVRGGWLADSAIYTRVRSAHQRGLKLVWRGELGKLPEPDIAQCFDNSLLTLRPEDAVAALQAAPARPGAPAQPLRAASPVLAGQMYENVASRALMEHCLDQNNALALAGWPSEDVLYSLRHHPQQPSHAVIFKLMKAIDDEQSLETFEAIMGEDPLLAYRFMVYTNSAALGLRTGIDSLRRGLVMMGYGSIKRWLSDQLPHASTDPNMHPVREAMVMRARLTAQLLDAGVENDLRREIYLCGLLSQIDELLGESLGTILRRLPLSERIYDATVLRTGPYTEGLQMACALETDDASAIRQLCETYELDLEEVNRALLRVLSDLVVDRK; this is encoded by the coding sequence ATGGTCCAATCTGTCCTTGGCAGCCTGATTCTGGGCTATCGCCCCTTGTGGAGCCGCGCCCGCAAACTCGCCGGCATCCAGCTCTACGTGCACAGCGAGGCAACGGCCCTGGTCGATGCCGCCCATCTGCTGCGCACGCTGCAGGAGCTCTGGTCGGCCAGTTCCCCGCCGATCCTGCTGTCGCCCCAGAGCCGCCAGCTGCTGTGCGACATGCTCGAGCACGCGCCGCGCGGCACCCCGTGGATCGAGGTGCGGGGCGGCTGGCTGGCCGATTCCGCCATCTACACGCGCGTCAGGTCCGCGCACCAGCGGGGCCTCAAGCTGGTGTGGCGGGGTGAACTGGGCAAGCTGCCAGAACCCGACATAGCCCAGTGCTTCGACAACAGCCTGCTCACCCTGCGCCCCGAAGACGCCGTGGCGGCGCTGCAGGCCGCACCCGCCCGTCCCGGCGCGCCCGCGCAGCCGCTGCGCGCCGCCAGCCCGGTGCTGGCCGGGCAGATGTACGAAAACGTCGCCAGCCGCGCGCTCATGGAGCATTGCCTGGACCAGAACAACGCGCTGGCGCTGGCCGGCTGGCCGTCGGAGGACGTGCTCTACAGCCTGCGCCACCACCCCCAGCAGCCCTCGCACGCGGTGATCTTCAAGCTCATGAAGGCCATCGACGACGAGCAATCGCTCGAGACCTTCGAGGCCATCATGGGCGAGGACCCGCTGCTGGCCTACCGCTTCATGGTGTACACCAACTCGGCCGCGCTCGGCCTGCGCACTGGCATCGACTCGCTGCGCCGGGGCCTGGTGATGATGGGCTACGGCTCCATCAAGCGCTGGCTGTCCGACCAGCTGCCCCACGCGAGCACGGACCCCAACATGCACCCGGTGCGCGAGGCCATGGTGATGCGCGCCCGCCTGACCGCGCAGTTGCTGGACGCGGGCGTGGAAAACGATTTGCGCCGCGAGATCTACCTGTGCGGCCTGCTCTCGCAGATCGACGAGCTGCTGGGTGAATCCCTGGGCACGATCTTGCGGCGCCTGCCCCTGTCCGAGCGCATCTACGATGCCACGGTGCTGCGCACCGGGCCCTACACCGAAGGCCTGCAGATGGCCTGCGCGCTGGAGACGGACGACGCCAGCGCCATCCGCCAGCTGTGCGAGACCTATGAGCTCGACCTGGAAGAGGTCAACCGCGCCCTGCTGCGCGTGCTGTCAGACCTGGTGGTCGACAGGAAGTAA
- a CDS encoding PLP-dependent aminotransferase family protein, with translation MLMKTSTQSLTEQLSARFGERIRNRLLAPGARLPSVRQCAQQHGVSPSTVVAAYDQLLAQGLVEARKNRGFFVREMATALLERAPEDDAAAQEVERGMGNWSTAHWFAARGAGRGAARGAPPINATALIRGMFHKVSDKPQPGMGVFPPDWLESTFMPAAVRKVTNTRALQDFSLQYGEPLGDTGLRRVLSKKLATLSVHAAPENIITTVGATHALDIVSRTLLRPGDPVMVEEPGWAVEFARLAALGMHILPVPRRADGPDLEVMAKYCEVHQPKLYVSVSVFHNPTGYCLSPGSAHRILQLANQYNFHVVEDDTYSHIAPEHATRLTALDGLQRTIYVSGFAKILAPNWRIGFLAAHPSLIEQLLDTKLLATLTTPALLEKALALCIEQGQLRRHAERIRTRLDAARARSVKLALGAGCTFAAEPVGLFGWVETGVDTDALAQRMLDEGYLLAPGALFHAERKPSTLMRINFATTQEAAFWKTFARVRDEQGR, from the coding sequence ATGCTGATGAAAACCTCCACCCAGTCGCTGACCGAGCAGCTGTCGGCGCGTTTTGGCGAGCGCATCCGCAACCGGCTGCTGGCGCCGGGCGCGCGCCTGCCGTCGGTGCGGCAGTGCGCGCAGCAGCACGGCGTGAGCCCCTCCACCGTGGTGGCCGCCTATGACCAGCTGCTGGCGCAGGGCCTGGTGGAGGCGCGCAAGAACCGGGGTTTCTTCGTGCGGGAGATGGCCACCGCGCTGCTGGAGCGGGCGCCGGAGGACGACGCGGCCGCGCAAGAGGTCGAGCGCGGCATGGGCAACTGGAGCACGGCGCACTGGTTCGCGGCCCGGGGCGCTGGGCGCGGCGCGGCGCGCGGGGCGCCGCCCATCAATGCCACGGCGCTCATCCGCGGCATGTTCCACAAGGTGAGCGACAAGCCGCAGCCCGGCATGGGCGTGTTTCCGCCCGACTGGCTGGAGTCCACCTTCATGCCCGCCGCCGTGCGCAAGGTGACCAACACGCGCGCGCTGCAGGACTTCTCGCTGCAATACGGCGAGCCGCTGGGCGACACGGGGCTGCGCCGGGTGCTGTCCAAGAAGCTGGCCACGCTCAGCGTGCACGCGGCGCCCGAGAACATCATCACCACCGTGGGCGCCACGCACGCGCTCGACATCGTGAGCCGCACGCTGCTGCGCCCGGGCGACCCGGTGATGGTGGAGGAGCCGGGCTGGGCCGTGGAGTTCGCGCGCCTGGCCGCCCTGGGCATGCACATCCTGCCGGTGCCGCGCCGCGCCGACGGGCCCGACCTGGAGGTCATGGCGAAGTACTGCGAGGTGCACCAGCCCAAGCTCTACGTGAGCGTGAGCGTGTTCCACAACCCCACGGGCTACTGCCTGTCGCCCGGCAGCGCCCACCGCATCCTGCAGCTGGCCAACCAGTACAACTTCCACGTGGTGGAGGACGACACCTACAGCCACATCGCGCCCGAGCATGCCACGCGGCTCACGGCGCTGGACGGGCTGCAGCGCACCATCTACGTGAGCGGCTTCGCCAAGATCCTCGCTCCCAACTGGCGCATCGGCTTCCTCGCAGCGCACCCCTCGCTGATCGAGCAGCTGCTGGACACCAAGCTGCTCGCGACCCTCACCACGCCCGCGCTGCTGGAGAAGGCGCTGGCGCTGTGCATCGAGCAGGGCCAGCTGCGCCGCCACGCCGAGCGCATCCGCACGCGGCTCGACGCGGCACGCGCGCGCAGTGTGAAGCTGGCGCTCGGGGCCGGCTGCACCTTCGCGGCCGAGCCCGTGGGACTGTTCGGCTGGGTGGAGACGGGCGTGGACACCGACGCGCTGGCGCAGCGCATGCTGGACGAGGGCTATCTGCTGGCGCCCGGGGCGCTGTTCCACGCCGAGCGCAAGCCCAGCACCCTCATGCGCATCAACTTCGCCACCACGCAGGAGGCGGCGTTCTGGAAGACTTTCGCGCGCGTGCGCGATGAGCAAGGGCGGTAG
- a CDS encoding LysE family translocator, with protein sequence MSAPELTALLLFCTAMSFSPGPNTTLSTALAANLGLRRALRFCLAVPAGWTLLMLGSGLGLGALITGVPALRWAVTLLGVAYMLWLAWKLSRAGQLAEVDSTRLSVTFWQGVGLQFVNIKAWMLALTLSAGWVVNAAGQPAANPGERLAIICAVMMVFAFTSNFVYALVGSLLRQWLAQGSRLLWFNRALALVLVATAVWMLTL encoded by the coding sequence ATGAGCGCCCCCGAACTGACTGCCCTGCTGCTGTTCTGCACCGCGATGAGTTTCTCGCCGGGGCCCAACACCACCTTGTCCACCGCGCTGGCCGCCAACCTGGGCCTGCGGCGCGCCCTGCGCTTTTGCCTGGCGGTTCCGGCGGGCTGGACGCTGCTGATGCTCGGCAGCGGCCTGGGCCTGGGCGCGCTGATCACGGGCGTGCCGGCCCTGCGCTGGGCGGTGACCCTGCTGGGCGTGGCCTACATGCTCTGGCTGGCCTGGAAGCTCAGCCGCGCAGGCCAGCTGGCCGAAGTGGACAGCACCCGCCTCTCCGTGACCTTCTGGCAGGGCGTGGGCCTGCAGTTCGTGAACATCAAGGCCTGGATGCTGGCGCTCACGCTCAGCGCGGGCTGGGTGGTGAATGCGGCCGGGCAGCCGGCGGCCAACCCCGGCGAGCGCCTGGCGATCATCTGCGCCGTGATGATGGTGTTCGCGTTCACGAGCAATTTCGTCTATGCGCTGGTCGGCTCGCTGCTGCGCCAGTGGCTGGCGCAGGGCAGCCGCCTGCTCTGGTTCAACCGCGCGCTGGCCCTGGTGCTGGTGGCCACGGCCGTGTGGATGCTCACCCTATGA
- a CDS encoding DMT family transporter — MNRAQEREALVWGLVGVTLFAATLPMTRLAVGPVDAPQLSPWFVTFGRAAVAGLLSVAYLAWQHGRGRLNVPRRAEWPLLAITAFGVIVGFPLFLALALRHVPSTHGAVVTALLPLSTAVLGALWFRQRPSAGFWACAVLGSGLVLGFMVWRAGGLYLGAANIYLLIAMTTGAFGYIGGARLTPRLGAEQVICWVLVCSLPLTIPVAWWFAPAVPSSIGGMSWLGFVYVALFSMWIGFFAWYRALALGAVRVSQLQLVQPFLSLLFAVPLLGERLDAATLGFGLAVIATVFMGKRMPVRQGAPA; from the coding sequence ATGAACCGCGCACAGGAACGCGAAGCGCTGGTCTGGGGCCTGGTGGGCGTCACCTTGTTTGCCGCCACCCTGCCGATGACCCGCCTGGCGGTGGGCCCCGTGGACGCCCCCCAGCTTTCGCCCTGGTTCGTCACCTTCGGCCGCGCGGCGGTGGCCGGGCTCCTGTCCGTGGCCTACCTGGCGTGGCAGCACGGCCGCGGGCGGCTCAACGTGCCGCGCCGCGCGGAGTGGCCGCTGCTCGCCATCACGGCCTTTGGCGTGATCGTGGGGTTTCCGCTCTTCCTCGCGCTGGCGCTGCGCCATGTGCCCAGCACCCACGGCGCGGTGGTCACGGCGCTGCTGCCCCTGTCCACCGCCGTGCTCGGCGCGCTGTGGTTCCGCCAGCGGCCCTCCGCGGGGTTCTGGGCGTGCGCGGTACTGGGCAGCGGCCTGGTGCTGGGCTTCATGGTGTGGCGTGCAGGGGGGCTGTACCTGGGCGCGGCCAACATCTATCTCCTCATTGCAATGACCACGGGCGCTTTCGGCTACATCGGCGGGGCACGGCTCACGCCGCGCCTGGGCGCCGAGCAGGTGATCTGCTGGGTGCTCGTGTGCAGCCTTCCGCTGACCATCCCGGTGGCCTGGTGGTTCGCGCCCGCCGTGCCCTCTTCCATCGGCGGCATGAGCTGGCTGGGCTTCGTCTACGTGGCCCTGTTCTCGATGTGGATCGGCTTTTTTGCCTGGTACCGGGCCCTCGCGCTGGGTGCCGTGCGCGTGAGCCAGCTGCAGCTCGTCCAGCCCTTCCTGAGCCTGCTCTTCGCCGTGCCGCTGCTGGGCGAGCGCCTGGACGCGGCCACCCTGGGCTTCGGCCTGGCGGTGATCGCCACGGTGTTCATGGGCAAGAGGATGCCCGTCCGGCAAGGAGCCCCCGCATGA
- a CDS encoding DHCW motif cupin fold protein translates to MQLHDIPFATTDWSGIPREEKSAQAGQAFWRTQQFGDVRVRMVEYTPGYVSDHWCVKGHVLLCLSGELHTELADGRQFTLAPGMSYQVADNAEPHRSTSPQGATLFVVD, encoded by the coding sequence ATGCAGCTACACGACATCCCGTTTGCCACCACCGACTGGTCTGGCATTCCCCGCGAGGAAAAAAGCGCGCAGGCCGGCCAGGCCTTCTGGCGCACGCAGCAGTTTGGCGATGTGCGCGTGCGCATGGTGGAGTACACGCCAGGGTATGTGTCGGACCACTGGTGTGTCAAAGGCCACGTGCTGCTGTGCCTGAGCGGAGAATTGCACACCGAGCTGGCCGACGGCCGCCAGTTCACCCTGGCGCCGGGCATGAGCTACCAGGTGGCCGACAATGCGGAACCCCATCGATCCACGTCGCCACAGGGCGCCACCCTGTTCGTCGTGGACTGA
- a CDS encoding PLP-dependent aminotransferase family protein: MKLNDLPQTSTWTLARRAERMNPSVIREILKVTEKPGIISLAGGLPSPRTFPVSAFAEASAAVLANDGPAALQYAASEGFAPLRQAIADFLPWDVDADQVLITTGSQQALDLIAKVLIDTDSRVLVETPTYLGALQAFTPMEPAVVSVASDDEGVLIDDLKAKVGTGAGKARFLYVLPNFQNPTGRTMSEARRAALVQAAAELNLPLVEDNPYGDLWFDTPPPAPLTARNPEGCIYMGSFSKVLAPGLRLGFVVAPKAVYPKLLQAKQAADLHTPGYNQRLVAEVMKGNFLDRHVPTIRALYKQQCEAMLAALDKEMQGLSVQWNRPDGGMFLWVRLPEGMSAIELLPKAVERNVAFVPGAAFYADNADPRTLRLSFVTSTVEQIATGIAALAAAIRDSK, from the coding sequence GTGAAACTGAACGACCTTCCACAGACCAGCACCTGGACCCTGGCGCGCCGCGCCGAGCGCATGAACCCTTCGGTCATCCGCGAAATCCTCAAGGTCACCGAAAAGCCCGGCATCATCAGCCTGGCCGGCGGACTGCCCTCGCCCAGGACCTTCCCGGTCTCGGCCTTTGCCGAAGCCTCCGCCGCCGTGCTGGCCAACGACGGCCCGGCCGCGCTGCAGTACGCCGCCAGCGAAGGCTTCGCCCCGCTGCGCCAGGCCATCGCCGACTTCCTGCCCTGGGACGTGGACGCCGACCAGGTGCTGATCACCACCGGCTCGCAGCAGGCGCTGGACCTGATCGCCAAGGTGCTGATCGACACGGACAGCCGCGTGCTGGTGGAAACACCCACCTACCTGGGCGCGCTGCAGGCCTTCACGCCCATGGAGCCCGCCGTGGTGTCCGTGGCCAGCGACGATGAAGGCGTTCTGATTGACGACCTGAAGGCCAAGGTGGGCACGGGCGCCGGCAAGGCGCGCTTCCTGTACGTGCTGCCCAACTTCCAGAACCCCACGGGCCGCACCATGAGCGAAGCCCGCCGCGCCGCCCTGGTGCAGGCCGCCGCCGAACTGAACCTGCCGCTGGTGGAGGACAACCCCTACGGCGACCTGTGGTTCGACACGCCGCCGCCCGCACCGCTCACGGCGCGCAACCCCGAGGGCTGCATCTACATGGGCTCGTTCTCCAAGGTGCTGGCCCCCGGCCTGCGCCTGGGTTTCGTCGTGGCGCCCAAGGCCGTGTACCCCAAGCTGCTGCAGGCCAAGCAGGCGGCCGACCTGCACACGCCCGGCTACAACCAGCGCCTGGTGGCCGAGGTGATGAAGGGCAACTTCCTGGACCGCCACGTGCCCACCATCCGCGCGCTGTACAAGCAGCAGTGCGAGGCCATGCTGGCCGCGCTCGACAAGGAGATGCAGGGCCTGTCCGTGCAATGGAACCGCCCCGACGGCGGCATGTTCCTGTGGGTGCGCCTGCCCGAGGGCATGAGCGCCATCGAGCTGCTGCCCAAGGCGGTGGAGCGCAATGTGGCCTTCGTGCCCGGCGCGGCCTTCTATGCCGACAACGCCGACCCGCGCACGCTGCGCCTGTCGTTCGTCACGTCCACGGTGGAGCAGATCGCCACGGGCATCGCCGCGCTGGCCGCCGCGATCCGCGATAGCAAATGA
- a CDS encoding glutathione S-transferase, with product MLRLWGRLSSINVRKVVWAAQELGITLQRTDAGGQFGIVRKARYLGLNPNGLVPLIEDDDTGAVLWESNPIVRYLCARHSMGELYPDALRERFVAEQWMDWQQTTLNPAGRDAFIQWIRTPPAQRNEALIAASVAATEPLLAMLDAHLARQPFMAGDRFTMADIPVGCEIHRWWGLPQDRIARPHLERWYNTVSTRPGARGVLDQPLS from the coding sequence ATGCTGAGGCTCTGGGGACGGCTCTCGTCCATCAACGTGCGCAAGGTGGTGTGGGCGGCGCAGGAGCTGGGCATCACGCTGCAGCGCACCGATGCGGGGGGGCAGTTCGGCATCGTGCGCAAGGCCCGCTACCTCGGGCTCAACCCCAACGGCCTCGTCCCGCTGATCGAGGATGACGACACGGGCGCCGTGCTGTGGGAGTCCAACCCCATCGTGCGCTACCTGTGTGCCCGGCATTCCATGGGCGAGCTGTACCCCGATGCGTTGCGCGAGCGCTTCGTGGCCGAGCAGTGGATGGACTGGCAGCAGACCACGCTGAACCCGGCCGGGCGCGATGCCTTCATCCAGTGGATACGCACGCCCCCAGCCCAGCGCAACGAGGCGCTGATTGCCGCGTCGGTGGCGGCCACCGAGCCCCTGCTGGCGATGCTGGATGCGCACCTGGCACGCCAGCCCTTCATGGCGGGAGACCGGTTCACCATGGCCGACATTCCCGTGGGCTGCGAGATCCACCGCTGGTGGGGCCTGCCGCAGGACCGCATCGCGCGGCCGCACCTGGAGCGGTGGTACAACACGGTCAGCACCCGCCCCGGCGCTCGGGGCGTGTTGGACCAGCCTCTCTCCTGA
- a CDS encoding PhzF family phenazine biosynthesis protein, translating into MHQRPFKQIDVFSDRPGYGNPVAVVLDADGLDDSDMRRFAAWTNLSETTFLLPPTEAGRAAGADYRLRIFSPNGELPFAGHPTLGTCHAWLQAGNTPRQSGLAIQECALGLVRIAQAKDTLAFAAPPLQRSAPSPALVPLIASALGVRPQQIQGAQLLDNGPVWLGLLLDSADTVLGLKPDHARLKDLGQDVGVIHVGPAASDTSRPGVVVRAFAAPMGNPEDPVTGTLNASLAEWLIADGLAPRSYLVAQGECLGRAGRVHIRQDDDHQLWVGGRAVTCIEGTVLL; encoded by the coding sequence ATGCACCAGCGCCCCTTCAAGCAGATCGACGTCTTCAGCGACCGGCCCGGCTACGGCAACCCGGTCGCGGTGGTGCTGGATGCCGACGGCCTGGACGACAGCGACATGCGCCGCTTCGCGGCCTGGACCAACCTGTCGGAAACCACCTTCCTGCTGCCCCCCACCGAGGCCGGGCGCGCTGCGGGCGCCGACTACCGCCTGCGCATCTTCAGCCCCAATGGCGAGCTGCCCTTTGCCGGACACCCCACGCTGGGCACCTGCCACGCCTGGCTGCAGGCGGGCAACACGCCGCGCCAGAGCGGCCTGGCGATCCAGGAGTGCGCGCTGGGCCTGGTGCGCATCGCGCAGGCAAAGGACACCCTGGCCTTTGCCGCACCGCCCCTCCAGCGCAGCGCGCCCAGCCCCGCGCTGGTGCCGCTGATCGCCAGCGCGCTCGGCGTGCGCCCCCAGCAGATCCAGGGCGCGCAGCTGCTGGACAACGGCCCCGTGTGGCTGGGCCTGCTGCTCGACAGCGCGGACACCGTGCTGGGCCTCAAGCCCGACCATGCGCGCCTGAAGGACCTGGGCCAGGACGTGGGCGTGATCCATGTGGGCCCCGCCGCCAGCGACACCAGCCGGCCCGGCGTGGTGGTGCGCGCGTTTGCCGCGCCCATGGGCAACCCGGAAGACCCGGTCACCGGCACCCTCAATGCCAGCCTCGCCGAATGGCTGATCGCCGACGGCCTGGCCCCGCGCAGCTACCTGGTGGCCCAGGGCGAGTGCCTGGGCCGTGCGGGCCGCGTGCACATCCGCCAGGACGACGACCACCAGCTCTGGGTGGGCGGGCGCGCCGTCACCTGCATTGAAGGCACGGTGCTGCTATGA
- a CDS encoding PhzF family phenazine biosynthesis protein gives MQQRPFKQVDVFTDQPYRGNPLAVVLDGTGLSTEAMQEFTNWTNLSEATFLLPPTPEGRAGGADYRVRIFCPGRELPFAGHPTLGSCHAWLQAGGQPRVAGTVVQECGVGPVTLRQDGERLAFAAPALIKSGPLPEADVALIARGLGVARGDILHHAWCDNGPNWRGVMLRSAEQVLALRPDASILGHLDVGVVGPRGKVGVIGSTDAEGIAFEVRAFFPGNNGLAEDPVTGSLNAALAQWLIGAGLAPTRYVASQGTCLARAGRVFVEQDGDTIWVGGSSVTCVSGEVLL, from the coding sequence ATGCAACAGCGCCCCTTCAAGCAAGTCGACGTCTTCACCGACCAGCCCTACCGCGGCAACCCGCTGGCGGTGGTGCTCGATGGCACCGGCCTCAGCACCGAGGCCATGCAGGAGTTCACCAACTGGACCAACCTGTCCGAAGCCACCTTCCTGCTGCCCCCCACGCCCGAAGGCCGCGCCGGCGGTGCCGACTACCGCGTGCGCATCTTCTGCCCCGGGCGCGAACTGCCCTTTGCCGGCCACCCCACGCTGGGCAGCTGCCACGCCTGGCTGCAGGCCGGGGGCCAGCCCCGGGTGGCCGGCACCGTGGTGCAGGAGTGCGGCGTGGGCCCGGTCACGCTGCGCCAGGACGGCGAGCGCCTCGCGTTCGCGGCGCCCGCGCTCATCAAGAGCGGCCCGCTGCCCGAAGCCGATGTCGCCCTGATCGCGCGCGGCCTGGGCGTGGCGCGCGGCGACATCCTGCACCACGCCTGGTGCGACAACGGTCCCAACTGGCGCGGCGTGATGCTGCGCTCGGCCGAGCAGGTGCTGGCGCTCAGGCCGGACGCCAGCATCCTCGGCCATCTGGACGTGGGCGTGGTGGGCCCGCGTGGAAAAGTGGGCGTCATCGGCAGCACCGACGCCGAGGGCATTGCCTTCGAGGTGCGCGCCTTCTTCCCCGGCAACAACGGCCTGGCCGAAGACCCGGTGACCGGCAGCCTCAACGCCGCGCTGGCCCAGTGGCTCATCGGCGCCGGCCTGGCCCCCACCCGGTACGTGGCCAGCCAGGGCACCTGCCTGGCCCGCGCGGGCCGCGTGTTCGTGGAGCAGGACGGCGACACCATCTGGGTGGGCGGCAGCTCCGTCACCTGCGTGTCGGGTGAGGTGCTGCTGTGA
- a CDS encoding VOC family protein — protein MDHLVVLAADLASGVSWCERTLGITPTAGGEHPLMGTHNRILNVGSTEHPRTYLEIIAINPGAARAIPESARRWFDMDDAALQHQVAQHGPRLIHWVASVPDVAEGCAALSALGMERGAIVTASRPTPQGLLQWRITVRGDGLRLMDGCLPTLIQWSDAHPCDSLPASGVQLQSLALQHPQSATLQAACAAVGVATHLAVGAGDVPRLTAQLSTPRGPVTLSSFIPE, from the coding sequence GTGGACCACCTGGTCGTGCTCGCGGCCGACCTGGCCTCGGGCGTGTCGTGGTGCGAACGCACGCTGGGCATCACACCCACGGCAGGCGGCGAACACCCGCTGATGGGCACGCACAACCGCATCCTGAATGTGGGGAGCACCGAGCATCCACGCACCTACCTGGAGATCATTGCTATCAACCCAGGAGCTGCTCGCGCAATACCAGAAAGCGCCAGACGCTGGTTTGACATGGATGATGCCGCCTTGCAGCACCAGGTGGCGCAACACGGCCCACGGCTCATCCACTGGGTGGCTTCCGTGCCCGACGTGGCCGAAGGATGCGCCGCGCTGTCGGCGCTCGGCATGGAGCGCGGCGCCATCGTCACCGCCAGCCGTCCCACGCCGCAAGGGCTGCTGCAGTGGCGGATCACCGTGCGCGGCGACGGGCTGCGCCTGATGGACGGCTGCCTGCCCACGCTCATCCAGTGGAGCGATGCGCACCCTTGCGACAGCCTGCCGGCATCTGGCGTGCAACTGCAGTCCCTGGCGCTGCAGCACCCGCAATCGGCCACGCTGCAGGCCGCCTGCGCAGCCGTCGGCGTGGCGACCCACCTGGCCGTGGGCGCGGGGGATGTGCCCCGCCTCACCGCCCAGCTCTCCACGCCGCGCGGCCCGGTCACCCTTTCATCCTTCATTCCGGAGTAA
- a CDS encoding LysE family translocator — translation MLFSAQELLLFALAALVLVLTPGPNMVYCVSRSLTQGPRAGLISLAGVVLGFLVHLLAAALGLTALLAAVPVAFDAIRYAGAAYLLWMAWQAVKPGGAAPFKARNLPHDGPRTLFLMGFMTNLLNPKVAMFYLSFFPQFLHPERGHLLLQSLTLGAVQITTSAAVNALLILCAARVALFLNRNAAWMRAQRYFMGTVLGLLALRLLTEKKAAA, via the coding sequence ATGCTCTTTTCCGCACAGGAACTGCTGCTCTTCGCGCTCGCCGCCCTCGTGCTGGTGCTCACGCCCGGCCCCAACATGGTCTATTGCGTCTCGCGCAGCCTCACCCAGGGACCGCGCGCGGGGCTGATCTCGCTGGCGGGCGTGGTGCTGGGCTTTCTGGTGCACCTGCTGGCGGCGGCACTGGGCCTCACCGCGCTGCTGGCCGCCGTGCCCGTGGCGTTCGATGCCATCCGCTACGCCGGGGCCGCCTACCTGCTGTGGATGGCCTGGCAGGCCGTCAAGCCCGGCGGCGCCGCGCCCTTCAAGGCCCGCAACCTGCCGCACGACGGCCCGCGCACGCTGTTCCTCATGGGCTTCATGACCAACCTCCTGAACCCCAAGGTCGCCATGTTCTACCTGTCGTTCTTCCCGCAGTTCCTGCACCCCGAGCGCGGCCACCTGCTGCTGCAGAGCCTGACGCTGGGCGCGGTGCAGATCACCACCAGCGCGGCCGTCAACGCACTGCTGATCCTGTGCGCCGCCCGCGTGGCGCTGTTCCTCAACCGCAACGCCGCATGGATGCGGGCCCAGCGCTACTTCATGGGCACGGTGCTCGGCCTGCTCGCCCTCAGACTGCTCACCGAAAAGAAAGCCGCCGCATGA
- a CDS encoding threonine dehydratase translates to MNARLDTAPLLPTLADIEAAAQVVYRDFPPTPQYRWGLLSERLGTDCWLKHENHTPVGAFKIRGGLTYFDQLARRGAMPREVISATRGNHGQSMGWAARSHGVACTIVVPEGNSVEKNAAMRALGVTLIEHGSDFQEAREFATGLAAERGAHMVPSFHPDLLRGVSTYWWEFLRAVPQLDVVYVPIGQGSGACSAIAAKLALGHGVRVVGVVSSHATTYADSLAAGRVVEAPVTTRLADGMACRVADREALAIIAPHIDHIVQVSDDEVAAAMRALFTDTHNVAEGAGAAALAAALQERGQLRGLQVGLALTGGNVDATMFAETLTHP, encoded by the coding sequence ATGAACGCCCGCCTCGACACCGCCCCCCTCCTGCCCACCCTGGCCGACATCGAGGCCGCCGCGCAGGTGGTGTACCGCGACTTTCCGCCCACGCCCCAGTACCGCTGGGGCCTGCTGAGCGAACGCCTGGGCACCGACTGCTGGCTCAAGCACGAGAACCACACGCCCGTGGGCGCCTTCAAGATCCGCGGCGGCCTGACCTACTTCGACCAGCTCGCCCGGCGCGGCGCCATGCCCCGGGAGGTGATCAGCGCCACGCGCGGCAACCACGGGCAGAGCATGGGCTGGGCCGCGCGCAGCCACGGCGTGGCCTGCACCATCGTCGTGCCGGAGGGCAACTCGGTCGAGAAGAACGCCGCCATGCGCGCGCTGGGCGTCACGCTCATCGAGCACGGCAGCGACTTCCAGGAGGCGCGCGAGTTCGCCACGGGCCTCGCGGCCGAGCGCGGCGCCCACATGGTGCCCAGCTTCCACCCCGACCTGCTGCGCGGCGTGAGCACCTACTGGTGGGAGTTCCTGCGCGCCGTGCCCCAGCTCGACGTGGTGTACGTGCCCATCGGCCAGGGTTCGGGCGCGTGCTCGGCCATCGCGGCCAAGCTGGCGCTAGGCCACGGCGTGCGCGTGGTGGGCGTGGTCAGCAGCCATGCCACCACCTACGCCGACTCGCTGGCCGCAGGCCGCGTGGTCGAGGCACCGGTCACCACGCGCCTGGCCGACGGCATGGCCTGCCGCGTGGCCGACCGGGAGGCGCTGGCCATCATCGCCCCGCACATCGACCACATCGTGCAGGTGAGCGACGACGAGGTGGCCGCCGCCATGCGTGCCCTTTTCACCGACACGCACAACGTGGCCGAGGGCGCGGGCGCGGCCGCGCTGGCGGCGGCGCTGCAGGAGCGCGGCCAGTTGCGCGGCTTGCAGGTGGGTTTGGCGCTCACGGGTGGCAATGTGGACGCAACGATGTTTGCAGAAACGCTCACACATCCTTGA